tGGTAGAAGTTGACCCGTCTATTAGGGTGAAATCAGTGATTGCGGAAGTACAGTCAAAGTTTAACTACACCATTAGTTATCgcaaagcatggttggctaaACAGAAGGCAGTGGAGTCAATTTTCGGAGGGTGGGAAGCTTCGTACGAAGCCTTGccgatatggtttgaggccatgtgtcacaagGAGCAACACGCAGTTGTTCATTTTGAAACAATGCCTGCGTACCAGGGAGATGACTTGGTTCCTAATATTCGTGTGCTAAACcgagtcttctggagttattacccttgtATTAGAGCCTTCAGACATTGCAAGCCAATAGTGCAGGTAGACGGAACTCATTTGTATGGAAAGTACAAGGGTTGTTTGTTGGTTGCAGTCTCACAGGATGGCAACAACAACATCGTGCCGATTGCATTTGCCATAGTTGAGGGAGAGACATCTGAGGCTTGGCACTTTTTTCTCAGTAACTTGCGACAGCATGTTGTGACACGTGACGGTGTGGGTCTTATCTCCGATCGACACGACTCCATTAGGTCTGCTATTGCTCGTAGTCACGGAGCGTGGTCTCCTCCCAGAGCATTCCACATGTTTTGCATCAGACACATAGAGTCCAACTTTCTGAGAAAATTCAAGGCTCCGTATCTGCAGAAGCTTATCATCAACATCGGTATGAAATTTACGATTACATTTACTCATGGACTCAGTTATTATGATGAACGTTTCTTATGGTAGGCCCTTTTTTATGTGACAGGATACTCGCGAACTGTTCGCGAGTACGAGACGCGTTACCAGCGGTTACGTGAGCGAGGTGAGGCTTATACCAACTGGCTGGATCGAATTCCGCGTGAGCAGTATGCCTTGGCATTTGATGGGGGATATCGATGGGGTCATATGACAACCAATCTAGTAGAATGCATCAACTCGGTATTGAAAGGGGCTCGCAATCTTCCAGTCATTGCACTAGTTAAGGCAACATTTTACAGGTTTAATGAATTGTTCACCCAAAAAAGAGCCAAGGCTGAGGCTCGAATTAATGCAGGACATGTGTTCTCTGAGCTTGTAACCTCCAAACTACATGCAAATCAGCGGGCAGCAGGTAACATCCAAGTTAGTTGCTTTGACCGACAGAATGAGGTATTCGAAGTGCGTGAGTGTCCTAGTGGTGTGGAGTATACAGTGGACCTCCGTCAACAAAGGTGTGACTGTGGTGAGTTCCAAGTTGACCGGCTTCCGTGTCGACATGTGTTTGCTTGTTGTGCAAACCAACGTCTTGATTGGCAACTGTATGTACATGATGTCTACAAGATGGACCAGATTCGACGGTGTACAGGGTTAGGTTTAGGCCACTCGGGAATCCGACAACATGGCCAGTTTATCATGGACCTCGATTCGTAGGTAATCCATTCCTAAGACGGGTATCCAAAGGTCGGCCAAGGATGACCCggttcttgaatgagatggacactcGGATGTTGCGTGGTCCTAGGCGATGTAAGCAATGCGGGGCCGAGGGCCACAGTCGTAGTAGATGTCGTCAACGTGGTGGGCCAAGTAATCCGGGTGCTACAACGCAATAGAGCTCCTGCCTTAGCGGTTACTCGATTTAGTGTATGACTTTgagtattttatatattgtatgactttgagtattttatatattgtattttAAATGTATCAtgtttaaaaccaaatctttttagatATTTACTTCAATAGAgactttaaattttataaaaattcggcagcatctcctctaaaactcggactttgccaccctatTCGGGTCCCATCCAAGTATTTGTCAAACCTATTCTCAACTATTTCCAAACTCAAACATTCAACAAAATTGAACCATTTCTATGAATAATCCCAACACATTCTACATAATTAAGTATAAGACATGGTGCATAAATAAGTATAAGACACGGTACATAAATAAGTCCAACACATGCTATATAAATAAGTCCAACACATGCTATATAAATAAGTCCAACACATGCTATATAAATTCAACATCATTTTCTCATCGCCCGTTTTACATCTTTGACTAATTTCTTGCATTTCTTTGCAACCTTCTTAAAAGCGGATGGGGTATACCGACTAGCGCTCCGCCGAGGGGGGTCAGCTCTAAGGTTGTATCCTTTTCCCTTTTCGCTAGTGGTTGTAcctataaaaatatttgataaccaaATAGTCAAATAAACTAATCAACTCAAATAATCGATAACcaacaaattcaacaaacaaGTAACTCAACAATGAACTCGATTAATCAATACTCAAATCACATAATCGATCACCAACTAATCATATCAACTAATCAAATCGAATAATCAATAACTAACTACTTCAACAAACAAGTACTTCCAAAATCAACAATCAAGTAAAATAATCAATTTACTACAACTTGTTTTACCTGCAGTAGGCGCTGAATCATGAACCGGACCATCACccccatcatcatcatcctcaccaTCCGCCTCATCCTCGTCGTCGTCTTCATCGTCATCCGCATCATCATCCTCGTCTGCAACCTCATCCCCATCTGGATGGTCAACCAGAAAGTCATCATTGTCCTCATCAGCTGGCTGGTAGCTCTCTAGAATGAGATTCATTGGAACAGGACGTTCAACGCCGCTCTGTATGATACCCCTCGTGGCATCATCACTCATACCAGAGTCAACAGAAAATCTACCTCCAGATGTACCAGAGGAAGTGTGTTGTCGAGGTCTCGTATCCAATGACAATCTACCTGGAGCTATCCCACTCGGTTGGGCCATCTGACCGGTGGGAATGTCTTTGTAAGCTGGATATGAGTAACCTGGACCAGGAGCCATGAACCCAAGTAGCTGGCTAAAAGAACCTTGTTCAATAGATTGTTGGTGCGGGACACTCCAGTACTGCTGATATACTGGTGGAGTCAGGTAATCCGCAGAATGCGTGTCGGAATGTATGGAGTGAACTGATCAGGCTCTTCTTGTGCCTGTGTTTGTGAGGGGGCGGTGGTGGTTGCCGTGGCGATGGTGGTTGCGGTGGCAATGGTGGTTGCGGTGATTGTGGGTCTTGGTTCTCCTGGTTATGCATAGGATCACCAGGCTGATTATCTTGCGGTTCCATCTGTGACAGCTGCAAGTGGTCACCAAATGCACCTTGGTACCAATGCAAGTAGATATCTGCCTGATGCTGTGAGGGCACCGTGTCATCGACAAGAACTAGACTATACCGGTTCGTCCACTGCATAACCCAGGATGAGTGGGTTCCAGACCAATCCTGATTCTTCGGACCTGTCAAAACTTCGCCGTGTGCTTCACCTAGGTCTCGCTCCTGATCAGGAATACCCTGAGTCAAGCCAAACTGCCTCCTCAGTCTATCAGATGCATGCCACTCAACACATTTAAAAGATATAAGTGGAACTGTGGCACTCCAAATAGCAGAATGCTGACGGATGTCAGGAGGAATCACTTCCGGATCGGTCGTTCCAATTGCATAAGGCTCCCAAACAAACTGCACACATTATGCAAGTAATCATAGGATTACACACAGAATAATAATACGGCTAAACGAATAACCAAGTCAACTAATcaactcaaataatcaatatacaACTCAAATAATCAAACTGCACACATTATGCAAGTAACCGAGGATTACACAATTAATAATAACACGGCTAATTGAAAACAACTACGTATTTATTACAACAGACCTGTCCTTCTTGCAGAGCATCCAGGTATCCCCTAAAATGCTCAAGTTTCCTCAATCTGTAAGGCCAATTCACACGTTCCCAGTTATGCCACCTAACATCATGCAATTCGTTAATATACATTTATCAACTAAATTTAAGATACATTATTATAAAGTGTTTACTAATTAAGTTTACCTTTTTGCAATCGGAAAGATTCGAGGATTGCTAGGAATCGGCGCAAGGAACGGTAGGCGGATCCAAGCCCAGGCAAGCAAGAGTGTCAACGGACCATCAATCTCCTTACAGTCGACACGAGTTGCCCTACACAAAGCTCTGTACAGGTGTGCCAGGTATGCCGAACCCCAACTGAACTGTATTATCCCGGCAAAGTTACGGAGTAATGGGAGAAACTTCCAGTGCACCCCTGCTCCAGACTTATCTCCAAACATAACGGTTCCAAACAATAACATTATGTGGCACTTCACGTACCTCTGAATCTGGATATCATCAACCAACACTAACCGATCCTTCAATGCTCAAAACCACGTCAACTTGATGAAACTTCCCCTACAGTCTGCCTGCCTAGGTGCAACACCAAACTGATCCAAGCATTCAGCCTCTAACGCCTCATAACTACTCAGTGTCGGTCCCGTAACTGGCAAACCATTCGTCGGAAGACCATAAATTAACGCCACATCCTCCAGTGTCACAGGACACTCACCAACCAGAAAATAGAAGCTGTGAGTCTCGGGGCGCCATCTCTCAATCAGAGCATTAACCAATGCCGCCTGACATTGGACAACTCCAATCTGTGAAACATAATAAAAACCGGTGTCCCGTAAAAATCCCTCCGCTATTGGATTGTACCGATCCGGCAACATGTAGTGGTCACATTGCAACATTCTAGATCcctaaacaaaaacaataatattaataaattaacaaattaaacttAAAAGAATCGAATTTTCATTATCAAATAATCAGCCACACATAACaatcaataaatatattaataacaacaATACAATACAATACTTTATACAAATAACTATTATATTATCTACTAATACTCAAATAACTAACTActctattttattctattctaaGAGCAAACATACAATAATAAATCAATCTAATccttcattaattaattatttatattaaacttataacataaataattaattcaacAATTTCTAATTCATAATATTTATTTACGAACGACTATTAATATTAAGTaagtacaaaaaattatttattactaACAATTAAAACTACTTAACTTATTTATATTCACACTTACAGCATACACATTGCACTACTATCTATATGTATTCTATTCTACTGatagttaaattaaattaaacgcTACTAGcagtaataattattattattacaataagcgttgtaataacaattattaatattaatattacttattctatttatttatcatacatccaaaattttataataaccgtattattattaacaatattattattgcaattattttattaataacaataattaatttattattataatgtaATATCTGAACAATATTAATACCCAAATAATCTCtaatattattttgattgaactcaaatatctaaatattattaCTCCACTAATTCCTAACATTATCATTACAATAAACTATTACTAATCTCtaacattataattattattttaattaaaataaaaaattttggattgaaaacttacataattaggatGATCAAGATAATTAGCAATATGGAATTCTGGACGATTCacatcttttatttttcttcttttaggcATACTTTCTGTGTGGTCCAATTTTTTGGAGCTCAAACCTTCAACAATGGAGTTGTTCACCGTGGCTTGGGGTGGGGTATATGGGAGAAGAGAATTGGAACAAAGTGAAAGTGAAAtgggaaagggaaagggaaactGAAACTGGCTTAAGGGAGCTCGGTGGTTGGGATTTGATCTTCTTAATCGGACCAACGTGCATGCGCGACACGTGACTGGGGGgcgcaaatcggaccgtccgatttgcatACCTTCCCAGCccaaaatcggaccgtccgattacaGCTCCTCAaaacggaccgtccgatttctttGATCTTGGCCGTCACACTCTGGTCATGCACCATGAAACCCCATATCGTTGTTATACACCACTTCTcccccaatattaaaaataaaaaagtgtataTATTTAGCCAAATTTGACACATCATACATGATAGTGATAAATAATCTTCTATATACCAACCCTTTTCATAATTGTACATGTCATACTCATAAGTCAAATCACATTCGAGTGGACAACAACGCTAGAATGTATAGATCTCGTTTAGCAAAGTAAAGCCGAAAATAGAAATCCATGTTCTCTTTTTCATATATAAttctcataataataataataataataataataataataataataataataataagtcttCCCATAACAACTTAATTAATTGCCCTAAATGAAAATCTACCATtaagaataaacaaaaaaaatattaataatttagagTTTAGATAATAATTACATATTCTAAATATCAACTCTCAAAATTAATCACGAATGAAGCTACATCTAGTCCTAAGGTTCACCACCACTGAGTTTAGTATTCCACATTATCCATGCATTCACCATCATAATTTGcctacaacaacaaaaaatttatacATCAATGACACTTTAAATTAGCAATGTGGAGTAGTTCCAATATGAAGTgagtgaataaaaaattatatattatttttgtacaCTTACATTATTTTGAGGGGCAGAACTACTTTGTATACTACAAGCCTTTTCTTTGCACTTTGAACAAGAAGTTTTATTATGACCAGGCTTTTTGCAATTGCTGCAATGTTGGGGGCTTTTTCCAACCACTATGCCCTTTAGGATTGGCACCACCTCGCAGTCCAGGTTTCGAAGGCAAGGTCTCTTTATCCTCTACTTTATATGAGCTATAAAGATCAAGCATAAGGTCCCTTGCTTCATGGAACCTATCTATAGTAACACATCCAACCTCTGACATCATCCTAACACACTCATTGAGGATACAAAATCGAGTAAAACTACTTAACTCAGACATAGATTCTTTTGCTTTCTTAATCCATCTATGCAATACTAGACATTTAGGGATTTTGCACACATCCCTACTAACCAATACAGAGATAATGTGTTCACAGGAAATGCCGAATGATTCCATACGCATGCATGAACAAGTGACTATATTACCATTATTCACCCACTCAGTCTGCCACACATTTGTTGGTTTGGCATACCTAAAAATATAATAAGTTACATTATTGTCTCTTGTTTGATAATTCACAACTCTGATTGCACCCGTCTGAACAAGAATATGCCTAAATAGAAAGAAAACCTCCCTTGTGTAAGTATTAGTAGCACACATCTCAAGGGACTCAATACAAGTTTGCATAACTGGAACTCCACAAGCAAATTCATATTCAACATAAAATTTCCTAAACTTCATATGGCCTAACATTCATTGGAAGTGCTCAATAAACTCGGACAAGTCATAATGAGGCTTAGTATACTTCCCAATTAGTGACTGCAAACCCTTATAGCACAATATAGTCTTAAATCCAGCAAAGAACTTTCCTCGGATGTAACATGTTACCCATGATCGATGTTTCTCATAAATTTTATTTAGACATTCCTTTTCCTCAATCCCAAATTTCTCTACCAATGTTTGCCACTTGCTACGAAACACTGGAATCTCGTAATCTCCTAACATACAATCCTTAAACTTAGATGTGAAACGAGGACTACACATATTTGTGGTTGCATTACGCAAGAGATGCCAAGTACACATATTTGTCCCATCAGTTATCACATAGGATGGGGCTCTACCATTCATTGTCTCCAAAAATTGTTGCAACACCCATATATAAGTCTCATCAGTCTCATCTGTTACAATGCATGCAGTAGAGACAACAATTTAGTTGTGATGGTTGACACCTATGAACACAACAAAATGACACATATTTATTCTTGTTGTATGTAGCATTAAACGCAACAACATTTCCAAACAATTCATAGTACCCTCTACATAAACCATCACACCAAAAGAGATTTAATAACCTTCCATTTGTCACTTGAAGCTCTTAGTAGTATAAAGATTTATCCTTTGCAGCCATCTcctccaaaaaaattaattttctaccCATATTCTCTAGAATCTCACACCTCACCTTATCTATTTGATTATACATGTCTCTAGGACCATAGTTCAACTTGTCGAAATCACCACTTTGACTTGCTTGCAAAGCATAAACCTGGGATATGCTAATTCCCGACTTGCGCATGTTCATGAGTGCAATTTCAGTTTTGGACATCCTCTGATGACCTAGCAATAAGCTATTCAACCGTCCTTCCAATAGTTCGTGATTATGAACATTCGAAAAATGGGTTACATGGCATCTTCCAATTGCCCCTACAAACTTGACTTGGAATTGTGCTTCGCACCCAGTTCTTGTCTCAGTCTTTGGTTCCCTTTTTCTGTTTGGCAAAGTGTACCACTTCTCTAATCTATATCCTTGCCAAAAACATACAAATTTCTGGATCTAGGTCTTGTCATTTGAGTTTTTCCAATTTTTGTCTTTCCTTGCACTGAAACCTTGGCTCTTTGCAAATCTGTTGTGAAATTCAAAAGCAATGGATAGGTTCCAAAGTGGAACTTGTCAACTTCAACTTCACCAATGCTTAAAAAGTCATGTTTCAATGAATCCTCAACTGAATCCAATCCATATGcatcatcataatcataatctatcaattttttaaatatctcCTCACCGTCTAATTCATCACCCAACTCTTCTTCTGCTCTCGCAACTGTTGGTCATCTAAATATGACTCATCACTAGAATACTTCTCATCATAAAAAACCATCCTCATGCTCATACTCGCTTTCATCCATTAGCTCGTCCTCTCCCATGAATgacaattgaaagaaaataatctGAACATAAAGAATACCATAATAAAAATTAAGATCTAAGTACCAAGTACTATAGGACAAAATGCCTTCGGGTAAAGCTCCAAAAATTAGACTTACAAATGAAGACATCAAACAACaccaaaatatgtatgttatttattttttgcataataaatttaaaacttcACAATGATAATTAGGCATAAATCCTTAACAAAGCTTAATAATAAGTTCAAAACATTATCTTTATagacaaaaattatttatcaaatgaCTAAAATTCATTATAGAAAAAGTCACATGTCCCAAACTCAAAAAAACCAATCAAATGAAAAgttgagaaaataaagaaaaaaaattagagtgGGGTTCCCTTCCttaaaatcaataattttttcaAGTAAATTTATCTTACTTTTCTGTTTTGGCCAGTCATGCGAATTACCTAAATTACACTAAtagaaaaaattacaaaacacaGTAAACTCACAAATTTCAAATGACATTTCTCCATATCTAGAagtacaaaattttttaataaaaagaaagaaatacaGAGTTTGAACAATTTTGAGTCTattcaattaacaaattaacaattttaGCAATCATGAATAAATATCATATCATCACAATAGCTTACAACAACAATCGATTATGTGCCAATTAAAAatcattttaagttttaactttcATTTACATACTAGGAGAACGAAATTCAACAACACAAATATGACAATATAATATCCACAAATCAATAGCAATATCATATTTAAAGTAGTATCAATTTGCAAGCAAGCAAAAACTTAACAACATGCATTACTAGCAAAATACTACGAACTAGTATCAACTAAGAGGAATTGCCAAATCCCAACATAAAATAAGTATAAAACGAGTAAATGGGTATtgcaataaaaaatttttgatttaacaatatttaaaaataaaaaagtagatAGACAATTGaaaaatgattatattttatttaaataaaagaaggtaaaatttaaatctttgtaGTGAATCAAAAGCAAGGGGAAACCATGGAGCATAGTGTTTACCTGTAGTAGTAATAGGACGCAGATGAAGCCACCTATGGCGGGAACAACACCAGAGGTCGAAAGAGGAACGGACACCGGTTCACTAGGTCTTCGAGATGCAAAATGACAGATATGGAACCCAAGTTAAAAAATACGACGACGAGAAGACGATCAGCAGTGTCTTGTCGAAGCTCTGGAAGACCATGGAAGTATCACGACCGGAGAGAAAAGCACGCCAGGTATTGTAGTGGCACAGTAGTGGTCAGGGACTGGCGGCGTCCTGGAAGAGTTGCGTGCAATGACAGGTGGCAGCTTGAAACTCCTGGCACGGCGGCAGCAAGGTGGAACCTTGAGGTTGTTGGGGAAGTAGTCCTATTT
The sequence above is drawn from the Arachis hypogaea cultivar Tifrunner chromosome 4, arahy.Tifrunner.gnm2.J5K5, whole genome shotgun sequence genome and encodes:
- the LOC112795021 gene encoding uncharacterized protein codes for the protein MDDRVRLKVYYDGHILLQTSEGVKFVCDNPLDIVIPFTLSFEELKGIICEKMDFEISRRVSCILYRYPISVFGGFVQFQTKYVTDEASMQEMFSVYLESRSRMTFIELYIEFEQSAADRDIELEDYNSDSEEDFKSNYEVIDPGGNEDQADEAMVADVADVANALANQQPFVEPSFMRSLDLDAMHAPEYPQYLNAASYIISSDYSKICDVIAAELPLMPDGEFTVGMEFSSREAVIKAMKDYTIRRGVDYRVHESEPTTFYAKCTQYGAGCDWLIRVSKMSRKFCWEIRRYNGSHTCTRATISQDHSKLDSNTVAEAIKPLVEVDPSIRVKSVIAEVQSKFNYTISYRKAWLAKQKAVESIFGGWEASYEALPIWFEAMCHKEQHAVVHFETMPAYQGDDLVPNIRVLNRVFWSYYPCIRAFRHCKPIVQVDGTHLYGKYKGCLLVAVSQDGNNNIVPIAFAIVEGETSEAWHFFLSNLRQHVVTRDGVGLISDRHDSIRSAIARSHGAWSPPRAFHMFCIRHIESNFLRKFKAPYLQKLIINIGYSRTVREYETRYQRLRERGEAYTNWLDRIPREQYALAFDGGYRWGHMTTNLVECINSVLKGARNLPVIALVKATFYRFNELFTQKRAKAEARINAGHVFSELVTSKLHANQRAAGNIQVSCFDRQNEVFEVRECPSGVEYTVDLRQQRCDCGEFQVDRLPCRHVFACCANQRLDWQLYVHDVYKMDQIRRCTGLGLGHSGIRQHGQFIMDLDS
- the LOC112795023 gene encoding protein FAR1-RELATED SEQUENCE 9-like, giving the protein MKFRKFYVEYEFACGVPVMQTCIESLEMCATNTYTREVFFLFRHILVQTGAIRVVNYQTRDNNVTYYIFRYAKPTNVWQTEWVNNGNIVTCSCMRMESFGISCEHIISVLVSRDVCKIPKCLVLHRWIKKAKESMSELSSFTRFCILNECVRMMSEVGCVTIDRFHEARDLMLDLYSSYKVEDKETLPSKPGLRGGANPKGHSGWKKPPTLQQLQKAWQIMMVNAWIMWNTKLSGGEP